The DNA sequence TTACAGAAAGTAAAAGATATGTTAGTGTAGAATCATGGAAAAATTTGAAATGATTTCTATCTCTGAAATACAAAAAAATCCTTACCAACCTCGGAAAGAATTTGATGTAGAAAAATTAAAAGAATTAGCTCAGTCAATCAAAGAAAATGGGCTCATCCAACCAATCATCGTTCGTCAATCTCCTGTAATTGGTTATGAAATCCTTGCAGGAGAGAGACGATATCGAGCTTCTCTCTTGGCTGGTCTGACCTCTATTCCAGCCGTTGTGAAACACCTCTCAGATCAAGAAATGATGGTTCAATCAATCATTGAAAATTTGCAGAGAGAAAACTTAAATCCTGTTGAAGAAGCACGCGCCTATGACTCTCTAGTAGAAAAAGGATTTACTCACACTGAGATAGCCGATAAAATGGGGAAATCTCGACCTTATATCACTAATTTTATTCGTTTGCTTTCATTACCAGAATATATCTTAGATGAAGTAGAAAATGGAAAAATTTCTCAAGCTCATGCCCGTTCACTAGTTGGTTTGGACAAAGAGCAACAAGACTATTTCTTCCAACTAATCAAAAATGAAGACATCTCTGTGAGAAAGTTAGAAGCGCTTCTTACAG is a window from the Streptococcus oralis genome containing:
- a CDS encoding ParB/RepB/Spo0J family partition protein — encoded protein: MEKFEMISISEIQKNPYQPRKEFDVEKLKELAQSIKENGLIQPIIVRQSPVIGYEILAGERRYRASLLAGLTSIPAVVKHLSDQEMMVQSIIENLQRENLNPVEEARAYDSLVEKGFTHTEIADKMGKSRPYITNFIRLLSLPEYILDEVENGKISQAHARSLVGLDKEQQDYFFQLIKNEDISVRKLEALLTEKKHKKQKKSDSFIKDEEDKLKKLLGLSVEIKLSKKDTGKIIISFSSQEEYDRIINSLK